The nucleotide sequence GGTAGAGGGCAGAGATTGTCTGAGTCGTTGTGATTTATGTTATGTTGCCTTTTGTAGACTCCACCTCCCAAGTGTCCAGACTGCAGGCAGTATCTGGACGACTCTGACTTAAAGTTCTTTCAGGGAGATCCTGATAATGCGGTAAGCCTTGTGCGCAATGTGATGGAGGATGTGACATTGCATTAcatgtcttaaaaaaaaaaaaaaagaatgttgaTCCAATCCAAGAACCCCGGGCCCTGTCGAAGCCTTACTTTCCGTTGTGCCTTCACAGCTGGACGAGCCAGAAATGTTAACAGACGAGCGCCTCTCTCTGTTCGACTCCAATGAGGATGGGTTTGAGAGCTACGAAGACCTTCCTCAGCACAAGATCACAAACttcaggtgtggggggggggagaaacgcACGCCATGACGGCTGCTACGTTCATCCGTGTTTTGGTTCTCCCCGCTTTGCAAACGAACGCTTTCAATTGCTTGCAGTGTGTACGACAAGCGTGGACACCTGTGTCCTTTCGATGCTGGGCTGATTGAGAAGAACGTGGAGTTGTACTTCAGCTGTTCAGTAAAGCCCATCTATGATGACAACCCTTGTATGGATGGCGGCGTTCCTGCCAAAAAGCTTGGTCCCATAAATGCATGGTGGATCACTGGCTTCGATGGTGGAGAGAAGGCTCTTATTGGCTTCACTACAGGTAATCTATTTGAAAGGATTGGTTTTTGCcccatgctcccccccccccaacagtgTAAACATGACTCATCATTTGTATTTCTGTATGTTTCTCTGCAGCCTTTGCTGACTACATCCTCATGCACTCCAGTGAGGAGTACGCGCCCATCTTCGCACTGATGCAGGAGAAAATCTACATGAGCAAGATCGTGGTGGAGTTCCTGCAGAAGAACCCGGACGTCAGCTACGAGGATCTCCTCAACAAGATCGAGGTGACCCCGGGGGTCCCGTCCCCACCGCGTTACCGGGGCACGCGCCGGCGTCTGTCTGACCAGCAGCTGTTTGTACtgacctccctgtctcttcactcccccccccccccccctccccccccttccccagacGACGGTTCCCCCTGCTGGGCTGAACTTCAACCGCTTCACGGAGGACACCCTGCTACGCCACGCCCAGTTTgtggtggagcaggtggagagCTACGACGAGGCGGGAGACTCGGACGAGCAGCCAATCATCGTCACCCCCTGCATGAGGGACCTGATCAAGCTGGCTGGGGTCACCCTCGGAAAGAGGTACGGTACTGCTGTCGGACTGTGGGTTTGTTTCCCGTAGGTGGTCGTTGAGGGGTTGGAACACTTGACCCTACCCGACTGGAACGGTCTTCTCTTCTGGTGGGAAGAATCCAAACAGTGCCACTTCGGATCTTGGTCAGGGTGTGCCGTCGGTCACGTTGGTGCTAATAAGTCTTGCATTTGTCGTGACCATGAGCAGTGTACTTCCTAAGCAAGATTCCCCATTGGTCTGGCAGTACTCTCATTTATTTAACTGCCCTGGATCAAAATAGCCCCTCATCAGAGCTGCTGTTGTTCCCATGTTGAGCTGATTTTTACTGGGGAAGGTTGGTCTTCCTACTGCTctattccctcctctccctaatGTTTCTAACACTCCTCTGACATCCCCCTAATGCAGCATGCTGTTGTACTGGTAGGTAGTCCTTGTTCTGAATGCATCCTCAACTTCTGTGTGGTAAAATGGaagcttttttttgtttgtttgttgaggTGGATTGGTTTTGTAACACTGTGAAACTTCATCCCCAAACTGTGACTGACTCGTGTTTGCCTGTAGTGTCAACCATGTCAACCGCATGGCTCCCATCACCATTGCTGCTGTGGTTGTCGAGGGCTGAAAGAGATCACCAAGTGTCCTCTCCCATCAGTTCCACTGCTGTGGCGACCCACGTCTGACCACCTGCTCGGTTCCCTTCAACAGGAGAGCTGCCCGCCGACAGGCCATTCGCCACCCCACCAAGATCGAGAAGGACAGCAAAGGGCCCACCAAAGCCACCACCACCAAGCTGGTGTACCTGATCTTCGACACGTTCTTCTCTGATCAGATTGACCAGAATGACATAGAGAGGGGCGGCATCAAACGTCAGCGCTGTGCCGTCTGTGAGGTGAGGGCGCTCGTGGAACATTTGTGTTCCTGAAAGCGGATTGGGTCGTGGAATACGGGTTCAGTCCTGCAGAGTTTTCAGCCGAGCCATTTGGAACGGTGACCTGAAATGACTGAAGCAATGAATCTCAACATGGCTGTTCTCATGTCCTCCTCTGTCAAGGTTTGTCAAGCTTCTGACTGTGGAAAGTGCTCTGCCTGCAAGGATATGATCAAATTTGGGGGTAGTGGCCGAAGCAAGCAGGCTTGTCAGAAGAGGAGGTAAGTGAATATTAGCTAGTGTTGCGTGTTCTTACCCAGTGAGCTACCGGGGAAGGTGGGAGCAATGTGGACTTGACTGTTAACGCACTCTTAAAGCTGAGAGCTATGCAAGTTTAGTGACATGGTCAGTTTAAATGGCTGACTTGGTCTGCTTtgttgtcccccccctcccaccctttttttttgtgttaaaaaaaaactatttttagATGCCCCAACCTTGCTGTGAAGGAGGCTGAAGATGATGAagttgtggaggaggaggatgtgttgCCTCTGAAGGCCCCCTCCAAGAAAGTGTCTCAGgccaagaagaagaagcaggCCCAAAGCAAGCAGGCCTGGATTGGAGAGTCTGTCAAGGTGTGTTACCCACCCACACCCTGCCCTCAGGGTCATCATGGCCAATGCTCAGAATACCCTTAACCAGATTCTTGTGTCTAAAGTTTTTATTTTAGATGTTTgtatctatatatattttttcaatctTTTCTACAAATCATGCTTTACAGACCGAGGGGAAGAAGCAGTACTACATGAAGGTGCGTGTCAATAATGAGGTTTTGGAAGTTGGAGACTGTGTCTCTGTCAGCTCTGAAGACCCATCCATTCCCCTCTACCTGGCCAGGTTTGTTCCATCACCAACGAGAGGGATCTCCTCAGTTCAGGCTCGTTAGTCTTGCTCGCGATTAACGGTGCCTCGTTTGTGTAGGATCACAGCGCTGTGGGAGGACAACAGTGGCAAGATGTTCCATGCCCACTGGTTCCTGCGTGGCACCGACACCGTGCTGGGGGAGTCCTCCGATCCCCTGGAGCTCTTCCTGGTGGACGAGTGTGAGGACATGCAGCTGAGCTTCGTCGAGGGCAAGGTCAACGTGATGTACAAGGCTCCTTCAGACAACTGGTTCATGGAGGTAAAGAACACTGGTTTTCTTATgaagattggggggggggggggggaatgatcTTCTGGCCATCACTTGGATGTTAattcctcttctcctcaagGGCGGGATGGACGACGACATAAAGGTGATTGAGGACGACGGGAAGAGTTTCTTCTACCAGCTGTGGTACGAGGGCGAGTGCGCCCGCTTCGAGAGCCCTCCTACCTTCGCTCCCTCTGAGGACTGCAAGTTCAGGTGGGGTTGGCGTTTCGTGTTCCTGTCTGCTTTCTGATgcgtgtttgggggggggggggggggggggtcctgcagCGTTTCAGACGTTAATGTACATGGTGTCGCCTCTGGTCAGGTTCTGCGCTGGCTGCAGTAGAGCCCACgagaaggaggaacaggagacCCCTCGCGTGTCCGAGCCCTTGAAGGACGAGGACCATGACTCCAAGACCCTTTATGGGCTGGTCTCCCTGAACGGAGAGCAGTTCAGGGTGGGAGACAGTGTCTACCTGCCCCCAGATGCATTTTGCTTTGGGTGagttgggtggagggggggggggacagggagaatCACTGACCTGTACAGAGATACCGTTccatcttactgtctctctgggctgttTTGTCATTTGGTCTCAATGCTCCTGTTGTGGATGGGTCCCTTCAGGGTGAAGGCAGCCAGTCCGGTGAAGCGCTCCCACAGGAAGGAGGACGTGGATGAGGATCTGTATCCAGAGTACTACAGGAAGTCCTCGGACTATATCAAGGGCTCCAACCTGGATGCCCCGGAGCCTTTCCGTATCGGCCGCATTAAGGAGATCTTCTGCCAGAAGCGCAGCAACGGAAAATCGGACTCGTCGGAGGTCAAACTGCGTCTGTACAAGTTTTACAGGTGAAACTCCAGCCGCATGTCATCACCTATAAATGACACAAGTTCTCACGTATAGTACTTGTACAAGGTATACTTGAAAGGATGAGTTTACTTCTGCCTGGGAACTCTAACGtgttcccacctctcctctagaCCTGAGAACACTCACAAAGGTGTAAAGGCAGGCTATCACACAGACATCAACCAGCTGTACTGGAGCGACGAGGAGGTGACCGTCAGCATGTCGGACGTGGTGTGTCGCTGCCGGGTGGAATATGGCGAGGACCTCTACGAGTCTGTCCAGGATTTCACCAACGGAGGGCCCGACCGGTTCTACTTCCTAGAGGTGAGACTCGAGAAGTGTGGCGCTCTTAGGTGAAGCCCGTGAAAACGTGTGGAGTGAAACAGATCGTCCGTTTTGGTAAGATTCGTATCCATTTTCAGGCGTACAGTGCAAAGACGAAGAGCTTTGAGGACCCGCCCAATCATGCACGCTCAGCTGTAAAGAAAGGAAAAGGCAAGGGCAAAGGTAAATCAAAACGATGAAGTGAAATCTAGTTCCGAGCCATTTTTTGTAGCCATTTCAGGACCAATGTCGTAACTTTTTATATCCGTACTTCCATTTAAGGGAAAGGCAAAGGGAAGTCGTCGGCTACCCAGGaaacccaggaccaggagcctcaGGAGCCCACAGTCCCCAAGTTCCGCACCCTGGATGTGTTCTCTGGCTGTGGGGGGCTGTCTGAAGGCTTCCACCAGGCTGGTAAGTGCAACCTTACGACTCATGTCTTCACAATGGAATTCATTCTCCGCGGCCTTATAATAGTAACTCGGGTATCATAATAAAGGTTGGAATTGCACGGCACGTATAGTGAGTGCGATGTCTGGGCTCCTCAGGGATCTGCGAGACTCTGTGGGCCATCGAGATGTGGGACCCTGCCGCTCAGGCCTTCAGGCTGAACAACCCCGGAACCACCGTGTTCACGGAGGACTGCAACGTGCTGCTCAAACTGGTCATGTCCGGAGAGAAGACCAACTCCCTGGGTCAGAAGCTGCCTCAAAAGGGCGACGTGGAGATGCTGTGCGGAGGCCCTCCCTGCCAAGGCTTCAGCGGGATGAACCGCTTCAACTCCCGCACCTACTCCACGTTCAAGAACTCCCTGGTGGTCTCCTATCTCAGGTTGGTAGAGCAGGGGTGCACCTAGCATGGTCGTAAGCCCAATGTGGGCCTGTGTATAGTGTCAAAACGAACCCGCTTCAGTTCCGCCAAACATGTTCCTCCCTCTTGCAGTTATTGTGACTACTACAGACCCAAGTTCTTCCTGCTGGAGAACGTGAGGAACTTTGTCTCGTTCAAGCGCTCCATGGTTCTGAAGCTGACCCTCCGCTGCCTCGTGCGCATGGGCTACCAGTGTACCTTCGGTGTCCTTCAGGTGAGGCGTCATTGAACTTGGCTAGCTCCATGGTTCCATCTTTTTGTCCTCTTGAAGGTGTTTCCATCCCGTTCTGAGTCCCTGTAAATATACGTGCTGTGTGctctcttctccaccccccccaggcTGGCCAATATGGTGTGGCCCAGACCAGACGCAGGGCCATCATCCTGGCTGCAGCTCCTGGGGAGAAGCTGCCTCGCTACCCAGAACCTCTGCACGTGTTCGCCCCCCGGGCGTGCTCGCTCAGCGTGGTGGTGGACGACAAGAGATACGTCAGCAACGTCACCCGGTAACCCCCCCGACACCACCTGGCCTGACCGCCCACTCGGGGCGGCCAGTCAGACGATGAGGAACGTTCATTACCCAGGCCTCATCTTCTCCACTGACGAGTCGCTGTCTCTCTCGCAGAGGTAACGGAGGCGTGTACCGCACCATCACCGTCAGAGACACCATGTCGGACCTCCCGGAGATCCGTAACGGGGCGGCGGCCCTGGAGATCTCCTACAATGGGGAGCCCCAGTCCTGGTTCCAGAGGCAGATCAGGGGAACCCAGTACCAGCCCATCCTCAGGGACCACGTGTGCAAGGTGAGCCGCCCTCCGGTGaactggaggctgggagaggatgTCGTTTCCATGTATACGTCcaacttctccctcccccccccccccccccgtttttcAGGACATGAGCGCTCTGGTGGCAGCCCGCATGAGGCACATCCCCCTGGCCCCTGGCTCGGACTGGAGGGACCTGCCCAACATGGAGGTCAGGCTGAAAGACGGTACCAACACCAAGAAGCTCCGCTACACGCACCCAGACAAGAAGAACGGCCGGAGTGGCACTGGTGCCCTCAGGGGTGTTTGCACCTGTGCAGGAGGTGGGAGATTCATCCAAACGATTCAAACCCATCGTCCTTGGCCATAACCTTGTACTTCTtaacccacccccccttccctgaaTTGGGTGCCTTCATAGATAGTGTGATGGTTGTGTCCTCTCAGGTAAGCCATGTGACCCAGCTGACAGGCAGTTCAACACGCTGATCCCCTGGTGCCTGCCTCACACGGGCAACCGCCACAACCACTGGGCCGGCCTGTATGGGAGACTGGAGTGGGATGGCTTCTTCAGCACCACAGTCACCAACCCTGAACCCATGGGCAAGCAGGTACACTGCAGCCCCAAGTCTGCGTACTTTCCTTTTTAACACATTCAAATCATACCAGCTGTCTGCTGCTTAAGTCGGTAACCTTCTGTGCCCCAAAAGGGGCCATGCATTGGACTTGTAACACACATTGTAACACACGTTTGGTTACACTTGTAACCAAACGTATGTCGATGGCTGTTAAGCAAAAAAAACTCTTATCCTTCTGTCCAGGGTCGTGTCCTGCATCCAGAGCAGCACCGAGTGGtcagtgtgagggagtgtgcacGCTCTCAGGGATTCCCCGATACCTACCGCTTCTTTGGGAACGTCcttgacaaacacagacaggtaaACTTTTCCTCCAAGAAATCCATTGTTTTTAAAGCCCAATTTATATTTAGGTCGCAGACACTattgaaaaggtcgccgacagaaatgacgtctcggtcgacacttttaaccgtcacttagaagtgtcgcctaccaggagaaatttctactgaaattaaaatggtcagtttctccgattgatcacctaggctacaaagcgttaacaatgtaaccatagctatgaatgtaacgcgaaccttgagcacaggcgactgttagccgaagtataaatgcagctgCCGGAGCGACACTTTTTCGTtggcgaccatttcaaaagtgtccacgacctaagtataaattaagctttagtcttataaaaaaaatatatataaaaatataactaAACTCTCCCTCCCCAACATGTTTTGAGCTTCATCCTGTTCATGTCTTCCAGGTTGGAAATGCAGTgccgccccctctctccagagccATTGGGCTTGAGATCAAGAAATGTGTCCTGGAGAGGATCAAGGAGGAGAGCGTTTCAGGTGAGGCCCGACTCTttccaaaggtgtgtgtgtgtgtgtgtgtgatgacctgctttacaaagtttttttttttttttttttgggtccCTTTCCATAGAAACCGTGAAACAGGAAAACGACGTGAAGCAGGAGAAAATGGAGGTTTCGAACTAGCCACATCCTGAAGCCAAGTCTCGAACTTCAGTTTTTTGAGCCTTGTCACTGCTGTGGCCTATCTGGACATTCTGTGCAGTACTATTTCGTGTTAATGATTTCTTTTTAATGTGGTTTTAACCGTGTATTTGCAAATATCAACACTGAAAGTGGAATTAATTGTATGTAGTTTTTATATGTTGTAATATTTCAAATAAACTTATGAAATGACATTTCATTTGATTTTGGATTAGTTTTTTCAAGAACCATGTACTGTTTTTTCCATTCAAACTTCATCTGGAACGACTCAAAAGCTGCAAAGCAAAtaccatgatttgcttctcagtacattgtgtgaaatgagttgctgaaagcatgtgcaaagctctgTTGCTCTGAAATGtggttagaccgttgaacagtttctcacccgtattcagctcaggttttgttataggcggggcaaaacctgactcagactgcaggtaggtctgttctgatatctaattgatttagctagtgttgctgttgctaAACTCAAATTCGAGGGGgttgagcttcagctccttcaagcGACACCCCCctcagaagactgctgattttcttacgatttcaaagcctaatttaacgtctttttttttttttcatttgaaggGGTAGTTAACCCATTCTttggtggtgtgatgaacttaactCATCTTCAATCCCCCTTTGCAGCATCTTTAAATGTTTCCAAACATGAAACTGACTTTACTGGGCCGTTTTAAAATTTCAGTGGCACACAGGACATCAGGGTTCACTTAATATTTAGTTGTCCACTGAGGTAAGCTAAAATACCCGTGGTCCCCATCTTGTAAAAAGAACGTAGAAATAAACCACCTTGCGATTTTATGCCTCCGCCAACATTCTATAGTCAACATTTAATCTAGATTGTCCTGGATCTGGATGCCAAAGCTATATGGTTTGTCTGGCCATTTTGGCTAGCTATTAGCCAACCAACACAGTTGACTTAATTTGCCAAGTAGAAAACATGCTCAGGTACATGACTACAGTTAAAACAGTTCAATTTTGCCACATATTGTCCACTGAACTTCCTCCAAAGACCTTGATCCAGGAAAAACTAGAGTGCATTAGTTCAAGAATTCAGTAGTGAGAGTGTCTACAAAAAAACATGCCAATAGTCAGACAATAAAGACAGTTTTTCCCCACTGCTTTATTTAAACGGCCACATTCTATTACATGAATCAAATCTGGAATCCAGCTGGAATATTTCAGACTTTTCATCTCAGTTGTTTGACGGCCTGCAAAATGAAAAGGGTCAAAGTCAGTCGAGCCAAATCAGTTGGAACACGAGATTTCACAGCTCTCACGAGTCGCGTGATACTCACTTGGCCCATTCCACATTGAGGATGAGATGGTCATATCCGAACCCGGACACCCCCGCGATGGCCCTGGCTGCATCCTCCCGACGGTGGAAACTGATGAAGGCAAAGCCCTGAGGAAGAAGACCGGAGAGAAACAGCCTTAGACGCGGCCTACAAAAAGGCATCCAAATCACATGATTGAACCTTGACTTACTTTAGATTGGCCGGTGTTTTTGTCCTTGGCCAGGTAGATCCTGGAGATGGAGCCGAAGGGTCTGAAGAGCTCCTGCAGATCGGTCTCTCGGGTGTCCTCGGACAGATTGGTCACTCGGATGGTGGCATTGTCATCCGCTGGGGATGGGAAGACACGGCCATTGAGCCACGAAAACAAAGTGTGTGACATACCAtgataatgtgttcatttagcggacgctttttatccaaagcgaccatACAATGAGGGATCTGAACTTGTGACTTTTTGATCAAGATTTACaaggttttttatttttatttacaaaatGATTGTTTGATTTAAAGTGAGATGGGCTAAGTACTGTATGCATCGAGGTGGGTTGAAACTCACACTCACCTCGGCGGTTGGGCTGCATGGACTCGCCCCTGCGCGTGCTGCCATCCCTCAGACTCGGGGGGACGTACTTCCCAGTCTTGCTCTGTGCTGGCGCGGCAGGCTCAGGCTCTGCTGATGGGAATTTAAAGAGGCGGGTGGGAAGTCTAATCTGGCATGTTCCACTTTCAAAATCATTCACAGTGAGATCAAATCTGGACGGCCCGAGGAGTTATTTACCATTGTCCATACCAGACGATTTCTCCTTGTCCCCTGTGGTCAGGCCTAGCTGTTCCGCCAGCTCCTTCTGCATGGGGCCCAGAGTGTCCTTGTAAGGACAGCGGGTGGTCCAATGGTCCCCTTTGCAGATTCGACAGGACACTATTTTCTGTCCTTTTATCTTGCTCATGGGGTCTTCATCCTGGTCCTGGGCAttcaggtcctgggagaggttACACATATGTTTATTATCCGTCTGTTACCTGGGCAGACTATTTAAGTCTACAAACTAAAATATCCAACATAGGTGttttgtgactcaagactgtaGAGGACAGTAAAACAGCACCACTTCCTCACCTCTTTGCTGGAGATAAAGGTCATGAAAACATCATCGCTGACTGTGGTGGTTGCAACATTGGGACCAGGAGCATCAAACTCCGAGTTACCAAACTTCTTCCAGTTCTATTAGGAGACAACAAAATGTCAGAATGACATTGCATGGGAGCTATCTCAAACTATAATGGTTCAACATTTCAAACTAGGTAGCCTACTTGATGTGAATTGAACGTTCATCTCTGAGGAAAACAAACCTTTCTCCTGGCAACAGCTTTTGAGGCTTTCCTGGTCTCAATCTTGAAAGTTCGTATAAtctaaaaacaacaaaataatagGTTATATGTTTTTAGAGTGTAAGCAACGGTTATGGCATGCAGTCCAATGTGAGGGTATAAATTACTAAATCAAAGTACCTTGAACTTTTTTCCATCTTCGTCAATCTTGTATTCTGTGATAGTTTTAATATTTCCTTTGATAGTTTCTTTTGGAGATGGTAGGGTACCTGGTGAGGAGGATAATCCAAACATCAATTACACTGATTGCCAATGCGTTTCTGATACCATACATCAGAAACATACATATTACTTTAATATGTTACACATTATCAAGCAGAAATATTGACAGTTTCAAACTGTGGCCAAGGTTTTAGTGAACGTTGTATATCTGCAAGTACTACAGTAATACAACAACGTATAGCTAGCTACACTTTGCTACTGCTACAAGCTAGCTAAAAGCTAGGCTAACAGACTGGTAAACGCGCATGCAAGCTGAGTTAGCCGCGCTAAGCTAAATTCATTGACAGTGCCCAATGCAACGAACGGTCGTATCGGTTCAATGTTCCGTTAGCAAATTACATCACTCAAGTacacattcacaaatgtatAAAATGTGTCCCGGCACAGTTAATTCACACAGGGTTAATTATACACGTGGATAACCGCCTTGTCTTGGCCTCTCTATTCGCTGGGACTGAGTAAGCTAGCTGACTAACTACAAAGTAGAGCTAGCTACGTGAGGCATCTTGGGccaccagctcacacacaggCTAGCTCACAAGTAAAAtaccttcatctccttcctcttcaaccTGATCGGCCCAGCTGGGCTTGGAACTAGAGAGAACAGCAAGGAAACACTATTAGGGCAATTTAGGATATGCTGTCTCAACAAATTTGATACATATTGGAGGAAAGACTCACTCGTCGTATTCGATCGACGGCATCCTCGCGGTGCGCTCAGCGGCCAGAGAACATCGGAAAGGGGACGCGAGCAACAGAAAATGTCGTACCCGACGAAAGTTTGAGCGCCGCCCACAGGCACGGCTGTCCTTGAAACACGGTGCAGAGGACTGATGGTGTAATTTGGTCTTTTTATTTAAATTATAGATCATACATTATTGTGTCAGTTTATAGAATTAAAATATCGTAAAATACAGCAATGCAATCTAGAGCATGTTGAGTGGCTTTGTGTTCCAGCTACGGGTTGATTCTAAATCTAAAATACATTTATGCTAAGCTAAGGTTTCATACCATAAAGGTTTCTTTCAAACTTCTTTATACATTGTCATCTTGGTCTTTTCCACAGCAAGCGACTCTGAAGCTGTTAAACACAGCCATATAGAGAAGAGGATGAATGCACATGTTCAGAGTTGCCAAACCCTTGGATACTTGGTAGGCTTCATAGATCTTCCTATCAAATGTTTCCATTTTTATCAGATAAAAGTGGTAGCTTTGTAAGACATGATAGGGCAAAAATGAAACAGCATACAACACAATGCCTGCCAGCACCATAAGTGCCACCTTCCTTTTCTCCAGAGGGGTAATATTAGTATTCCGCCACACAACCCAAATAATTCCACTATAAGAAGCAAATGTGACCAGAAAGGGAACAAAACACCCAACCAGAGCAAGAAATAGCTTGTAGTTGAAGTGAGAGCTCTCGTCAGATTTCATTTCACAACGGGAGACACAGTAAGTCACATTTCCTTTCGGACATGTGGAAGCAAACGTCAACACGGGGGAGGAAAAGGCTGCCACAATGATCCAGGTGACGAGGCTGACAGCCTTGGCGTGAGCTGGGCGCACGTAGGTCCGGGTGAAGAACGGATGCACGATGGCCACGTAACGATTCACACCGATGCACATGATGAAGAAGATGCTCCCGTACAGGTTACAGGTAAACAGAAAGCGTTCAAGTTTGCACATTGCATTTCCAAAGGGCCAGTTCTTCTTCTGCGCGTAGTAGACTATCAgcagaggcagggtgaggataTAGAGCAGGTCACTGATGGCGAGGTTACACGACAGCACCACACCAGTGTGCCAGTTCTTCCTCTCCTTGGTCACCAGGAGCCACAGTGCAAACAGATTACCCACCAAGGCCACACAAAATTCAATCCCATACATTGAAGGAAGTAACCGCATTTGGAACTGTTCACCCACAGAGTAGTTAGTCATGATACCCAGTTATAATCCCAAAATGTAAAAGTTTCTCTACTTCAGGTGCCCCAATTCAAGTTCTGTAAAGGAGAAAATATAAATGCTGGACCGTTATCTCCATTATCAACTCCATCTCCTCAGCCATGTGATAACTATAGTACATTCCTAACACAGTAAGTTCACTTAATTGTCCCTAAATCTGTCAGAATTTatacacttttttttaaaaCTAAAATACAAGCTTCTCAATACTTACGCTATTAAGACGCTTGTTACTGAGCAGCTCACACAATGCTAGTGCAGATTTAGAATGCAGATACCCACCACTTCCGTTTTGA is from Osmerus mordax isolate fOsmMor3 chromosome 3, fOsmMor3.pri, whole genome shotgun sequence and encodes:
- the eif3g gene encoding eukaryotic translation initiation factor 3 subunit G isoform X1 produces the protein MPSIEYDDSKPSWADQVEEEGDEGTLPSPKETIKGNIKTITEYKIDEDGKKFKIIRTFKIETRKASKAVARRKNWKKFGNSEFDAPGPNVATTTVSDDVFMTFISSKEDLNAQDQDEDPMSKIKGQKIVSCRICKGDHWTTRCPYKDTLGPMQKELAEQLGLTTGDKEKSSGMDNAEPEPAAPAQSKTGKYVPPSLRDGSTRRGESMQPNRRGESDDNATIRVTNLSEDTRETDLQELFRPFGSISRIYLAKDKNTGQSKGFAFISFHRREDAARAIAGVSGFGYDHLILNVEWAKPSNN
- the eif3g gene encoding eukaryotic translation initiation factor 3 subunit G isoform X4; amino-acid sequence: MPSIEYDDSKPSWADQVEEEGDEGTLPSPKETIKGNIKTITEYKIDEDGKKFKIIRTFKIETRKASKAVARRKNWKKFGNSEFDAPGPNVATTTVSDDVFMTFISSKEDLNAQDQDEDPMSKIKGQKIVSCRICKGDHWTTRCPYKDTLGPMQKELAEQLGLTTGDKEKSSGMDNEPEPAAPAQSKTGKYVPPSLRDGSTRRGESMQPNRRADDNATIRVTNLSEDTRETDLQELFRPFGSISRIYLAKDKNTGQSKGFAFISFHRREDAARAIAGVSGFGYDHLILNVEWAKPSNN
- the eif3g gene encoding eukaryotic translation initiation factor 3 subunit G isoform X3; this translates as MPSIEYDDSKPSWADQVEEEGDEGTLPSPKETIKGNIKTITEYKIDEDGKKFKIIRTFKIETRKASKAVARRKNWKKFGNSEFDAPGPNVATTTVSDDVFMTFISSKEDLNAQDQDEDPMSKIKGQKIVSCRICKGDHWTTRCPYKDTLGPMQKELAEQLGLTTGDKEKSSGMDNAEPEPAAPAQSKTGKYVPPSLRDGSTRRGESMQPNRRADDNATIRVTNLSEDTRETDLQELFRPFGSISRIYLAKDKNTGQSKGFAFISFHRREDAARAIAGVSGFGYDHLILNVEWAKPSNN
- the eif3g gene encoding eukaryotic translation initiation factor 3 subunit G isoform X2; the protein is MPSIEYDDSKPSWADQVEEEGDEGTLPSPKETIKGNIKTITEYKIDEDGKKFKIIRTFKIETRKASKAVARRKNWKKFGNSEFDAPGPNVATTTVSDDVFMTFISSKEDLNAQDQDEDPMSKIKGQKIVSCRICKGDHWTTRCPYKDTLGPMQKELAEQLGLTTGDKEKSSGMDNEPEPAAPAQSKTGKYVPPSLRDGSTRRGESMQPNRRGESDDNATIRVTNLSEDTRETDLQELFRPFGSISRIYLAKDKNTGQSKGFAFISFHRREDAARAIAGVSGFGYDHLILNVEWAKPSNN
- the p2ry11 gene encoding P2Y purinoceptor 11, which gives rise to MTNYSVGEQFQMRLLPSMYGIEFCVALVGNLFALWLLVTKERKNWHTGVVLSCNLAISDLLYILTLPLLIVYYAQKKNWPFGNAMCKLERFLFTCNLYGSIFFIMCIGVNRYVAIVHPFFTRTYVRPAHAKAVSLVTWIIVAAFSSPVLTFASTCPKGNVTYCVSRCEMKSDESSHFNYKLFLALVGCFVPFLVTFASYSGIIWVVWRNTNITPLEKRKVALMVLAGIVLYAVSFLPYHVLQSYHFYLIKMETFDRKIYEAYQVSKGLATLNMCIHPLLYMAVFNSFRVACCGKDQDDNV